TCGGCTTGAATACCGATCGGTCGGTGCGTCAACTCAAGGGACCGTCCCGTCCGGTCATCAATGAAAACGATCGCGCCCGGGTCCTGGCCGCCATGGCCTCCATCGACATGGTGGTCCTCTTCGACGAAGAAACGCCCGTCGAACTGATAAAAAAATTGAAACCCCATGTTCTGGCCAAGGGGGCCGATTATGCCCTGGAGGAGGTTGCGGGATACCGGGAAATCCAGGAATGGGGGGGGGAATGCACCCTGGTTCCCCTGGTCGAAGGGAAAAGTTCCAGCACAATCCTGGAGCACATCAAAACATCGGTTTGAAGGACCATGGGCATGATCATCGTGACCGGCGGAGCAGGATTCATCGGCGCCAACATCGTTGCCGCTCTCAATGAACGGGGGCGGACCCGGATTTTGATCGTGGACAATCTGGAGAAAAGCGATAAATTCCTGAATTTGCGCGATCTTGTTTTCCTTGACTACATGGACAAGCGCGAGTTCCGTGCTGCCCTGGACGACGGTCGTTTTGCCAGGGAGACCATCGAGGCCTTGTTCCATCAGGGGGCCTGTTCCGATACCATGGAATACGATGGCCGCTACATGATGGACAATAATTATAACTATTCCAAGGCATTGTTCCACTTTGCCATCGATCGGCGCATCCCATTCGTCTATGCCTCCTCCGCGGCGACCTATGGCGCGAGCGAACGGTTCGTGGAGCATCCCGATAATGAAAGGCCGCTCAATATCTATGGCTATTCCAAACTGATGTTTGACCGGTATGTCGGACAGCGTCTGGAGGGGGTGACCAGCACCGTGGTCGGACTGAGGTATTTCAACGTCTATGGTCCACGCGAGGGGCACAAGGGGCGCATGGCCTCGATGGTGCATCAACTGCATGCCATGATCCGGTCGTCGGGGCAGGCCCGTTTATTTTCCGGTTCGGGGGGGTACGGTGATGGGGAGCAGCGGCGGGATTTCATTCATGTCGCCGATGTCGCCCACATCAATCTGTCTCTGGCCGACCTGCCGGTTCCCGTGCGTGGGGTCTTCAACGTGGGGACCGGGTGCAGTCGCAGCTTCAACGATATTGTGACCTCACTCTACCGGGAGATGAATTGTCCGGTGCGTCCGACCCAATATGTACCCATGCCCGAGGGATTGGCTGCGAAATATCAAAATTTCACCCAGGCCGACATCTCCCGACTGAAGCAGATTCCCGGACTCGATTATCGACCGACCTCCCTGGAACAGGGCATTGCGACGTTTGTCCGTGCCAAGGAAGCG
The window above is part of the Magnetococcales bacterium genome. Proteins encoded here:
- the rfaD gene encoding ADP-glyceromanno-heptose 6-epimerase — its product is MIIVTGGAGFIGANIVAALNERGRTRILIVDNLEKSDKFLNLRDLVFLDYMDKREFRAALDDGRFARETIEALFHQGACSDTMEYDGRYMMDNNYNYSKALFHFAIDRRIPFVYASSAATYGASERFVEHPDNERPLNIYGYSKLMFDRYVGQRLEGVTSTVVGLRYFNVYGPREGHKGRMASMVHQLHAMIRSSGQARLFSGSGGYGDGEQRRDFIHVADVAHINLSLADLPVPVRGVFNVGTGCSRSFNDIVTSLYREMNCPVRPTQYVPMPEGLAAKYQNFTQADISRLKQIPGLDYRPTSLEQGIATFVRAKEAGL